In Camelus dromedarius isolate mCamDro1 chromosome 3, mCamDro1.pat, whole genome shotgun sequence, one DNA window encodes the following:
- the POU4F3 gene encoding POU domain, class 4, transcription factor 3: MMAMNAKQPFGMHPVLQEPKFSSLHSGSEAMRRVCLPAPQLQGNIFGSFDESLLARAEALAAVDIVSHGKNHPFKPDATYHTMSSVPCTSTSSTVPISHPAALTSHPHHAVHQGLEGDLLEHISPTLSVSGLGAPEHSVMPAQIHPHHLGAMGHLHQAMGMSHPHAVAPHSAMPACLSDVESDPRELEAFAERFKQRRIKLGVTQADVGAALANLKIPGVGSLSQSTICRFESLTLSHNNMIALKPVLQAWLEEAEAAYREKNSKPELFNGSERKRKRTSIAAPEKRSLEAYFAIQPRPSSEKIAAIAEKLDLKKNVVRVWFCNQRQKQKRMKYSAVH; encoded by the exons ATGATGGCCATGAACGCCAAGCAGCCTTTCGGCATGCACCCGGTGCTTCAAGAACCCAAATTCTCCAGCCTGCACTCCGGCTCCGAGGCCATGCGCCGAGTATGTCTCCCAGCCCCGCAG CTGCAGGGTAATATATTTGGAAGCTTTGATGAGAGCCTGCTGGCACGCGCCGAAGCTCTGGCGGCGGTGGATATCGTCTCCCACGGCAAGAACCATCCGTTCAAGCCCGACGCCACCTACCATACCATGAGCAGCGTGCCCTGCACGTCCACTTCGTCCACCGTGCCCATCTCCCACCCGGCCGCGCTCACCTCGCACCCGCACCACGCCGTGCACCAGGGCCTCGAGGGCGACCTGCTAGAGCACATCTCGCCCACGCTGAGCGTGAGCGGCTTGGGTGCCCCCGAGCACTCGGTGATGCCGGCGCAGATCCACCCGCACCACCTGGGCGCCATGGGCCATCTGCACCAGGCCATGGGCATGAGCCACCCACATGCCGTGGCTCCTCACAGCGCCATGCCTGCATGCCTCAGCGACGTGGAGTCGGACCCGCGAGAGCTTGAGGCCTTTGCCGAGCGCTTCAAGCAGCGGCGCATCAAGTTGGGGGTGACCCAGGCGGACGTGGGCGCGGCTCTAGCCAACCTCAAGATCCCCGGCGTCGGCTCGCTCAGCCAGAGCACCATCTGCAGGTTCGAGTCTCTCACTCTATCTCACAACAACATGATTGCACTCAAGCCAGTGCTCCAAGCTTGGCTGGAAGAAGCCGAGGCCGCCTACCGAGAGAAAAACAGCAAGCCGGAGCTCTTCAACGGCAGTGAACGGAAACGCAAACGCACGTCCATCGCGGCACCAGAGAAGCGCTCGCTAGAGGCCTACTTCGCTATCCAGCCGCGGCCCTCATCTGAGAAGATCGCAGCCATTGCTGAGAAACTGGACCTTAAAAAGAACGTGGTGAGGGTCTGGTTCTGCaaccagagacagaaacagaaacgAATGAAATACTCGGCTGTCCACTGA